A genomic stretch from Bradyrhizobium sp. 195 includes:
- a CDS encoding outer membrane protein yields MKKILIGFVGAVALTVSAPAGAADLAARPYTKAPVAPPAPIYTWTGFYVGVQGGGAWGRSDETFFGAPNTAIFAGSQNYDTTGGFVGGVFGYNWQAANWVFGIEGDYHWADINGRSAEINAGLGDTYFTRIRGFGDIKGRLGYSTGPALLFVSGGAAVGDIQHRYDGIPGNVFIQNNTRWGWTVGAGAEYMFAPNWSAKVEYNYIDFGSSTIQYSAVPTNRSEWTDTVHTVKAGVNYHFNWGGLGTTRY; encoded by the coding sequence ATGAAGAAGATCCTGATCGGCTTCGTCGGCGCGGTTGCGCTGACCGTCTCGGCTCCGGCCGGTGCTGCGGACCTCGCAGCCCGTCCCTATACCAAGGCGCCGGTCGCGCCGCCCGCTCCGATCTATACCTGGACCGGCTTCTACGTCGGTGTGCAGGGCGGCGGTGCCTGGGGCCGCAGCGACGAAACCTTCTTTGGCGCTCCGAATACGGCGATATTTGCTGGAAGTCAGAACTACGACACCACCGGCGGCTTTGTCGGTGGGGTGTTCGGCTACAACTGGCAGGCGGCCAACTGGGTGTTCGGCATCGAGGGCGACTATCATTGGGCTGACATCAACGGTCGTTCGGCCGAAATCAATGCCGGCCTCGGCGACACCTATTTCACGAGAATCCGCGGCTTCGGCGACATCAAGGGCCGTCTCGGCTACTCGACCGGCCCCGCTCTCTTGTTCGTCAGCGGTGGCGCTGCGGTCGGCGACATTCAGCACCGTTATGATGGCATCCCCGGAAACGTCTTCATCCAGAACAACACCCGCTGGGGTTGGACCGTCGGCGCCGGCGCGGAATACATGTTCGCTCCGAACTGGTCGGCCAAGGTCGAATACAACTACATCGACTTCGGCAGCAGCACGATCCAGTACTCCGCAGTGCCCACCAACCGCTCCGAGTGGACCGATACCGTTCACACCGTCAAGGCAGGCGTGAACTATCACTTCAACTGGGGCGGGCTGGGCACCACCAGGTACTGA